One region of Oxalobacteraceae bacterium OTU3CAMAD1 genomic DNA includes:
- a CDS encoding urate hydroxylase PuuD, whose product MELFAYLIPYGLEWLNLIVRWLHVITGIAWIGASFYFVWLDNSIRPPAPGSELAKKGVSGELWAVHGGGFYNPQKYLVAPAELPKELHWFKWEAYSTWLSGIALLTIAYYFNAQAMMIDKSVADISSLQAIGIGVGTLVVGWTVYDLLCRSPLGKHDLWFGIVVFVLIVAAAFGLTHVLSGRAAYIHVGALIGTIMVGNVLMLIIPGQRKMVEAMSAGRMPDPVHGQKAKQRSVHNNYFTLPVLFIMISNHYAMTYRHDHAWLVLAFIMAAGVFIRHFFNLRHKGRVEWRYPAIGVALLAAVAVAIAPPRPVAVAPAADPAAEFAKVKAIIEHRCASCHAERPTQPGFAAAPLGVMLENEAEIHQNAEKIYKQTVQLKAMPLANLTQMTDAERAQIAAWYEAGAK is encoded by the coding sequence ATGGAATTATTCGCCTATCTGATCCCGTACGGCCTTGAGTGGCTGAACCTGATCGTCCGCTGGCTGCACGTCATCACCGGCATCGCCTGGATCGGCGCCTCGTTCTACTTTGTCTGGCTGGATAACTCGATCCGCCCGCCCGCGCCGGGATCGGAACTGGCAAAGAAGGGCGTCTCGGGCGAACTGTGGGCGGTGCACGGCGGCGGCTTCTATAACCCGCAAAAATACCTGGTCGCCCCGGCGGAACTGCCGAAGGAACTGCACTGGTTTAAATGGGAAGCCTATTCCACCTGGCTGTCCGGCATTGCGTTGCTGACCATCGCCTACTACTTCAACGCCCAGGCGATGATGATCGATAAATCGGTCGCCGACATCAGCAGCCTGCAGGCGATCGGCATCGGCGTCGGCACTCTGGTCGTCGGCTGGACGGTCTACGATTTGCTGTGCCGCTCCCCGCTGGGCAAGCATGACCTGTGGTTCGGCATCGTGGTGTTTGTGCTGATCGTGGCGGCGGCGTTTGGGCTCACACATGTGCTGAGCGGGCGCGCCGCCTATATCCATGTCGGCGCGCTGATAGGCACCATCATGGTCGGCAATGTGCTGATGCTGATTATCCCTGGCCAGCGCAAGATGGTCGAGGCCATGTCGGCCGGCCGCATGCCCGATCCCGTCCACGGGCAGAAGGCCAAGCAGCGCAGCGTCCACAATAACTACTTCACGTTGCCGGTGCTGTTTATCATGATCAGTAACCACTACGCGATGACTTATCGTCACGATCACGCGTGGCTGGTGCTGGCCTTTATCATGGCGGCCGGCGTTTTCATCCGCCATTTCTTCAATCTGCGCCACAAGGGCCGCGTCGAGTGGCGCTATCCCGCGATCGGCGTCGCGCTGCTGGCCGCCGTGGCCGTGGCGATCGCGCCGCCTCGTCCTGTGGCGGTGGCGCCGGCGGCCGATCCGGCGGCGGAATTCGCCAAAGTGAAGGCCATCATCGAGCATCGCTGCGCGTCCTGCCACGCCGAACGGCCGACGCAACCCGGCTTCGCGGCAGCGCCTTTGGGGGTAATGCTTGAGAACGAGGCCGAAATCCATCAAAATGCCGAGAAAATCTATAAGCAGACGGTCCAGCTCAAAGCCATGCCGTTGGCGAACCTGACCCAAATGACCGATGCCGAACGGGCGCAAATCGCCGCCTGGTACGAAGCCGGCGCAAAATAA
- a CDS encoding LysR substrate-binding domain-containing protein: MAALPQHLDLHLIRILYLLLVEKNVSRVALKLNQPQPSISASLRKLRELTGDPLLVRGARGMVPTQHGESLLIPAKRILDETENLFLKKSPFVPQEEARTFHIAAPDYLDSQFLPNLVALLRRGSPNSRVKIHSLGPGVDYVRLLSDGDMDLVIANWDEPPEHLHMSKLFEDPIICVMRADCPYALRTASDAMTLSEYLALPHVAPTQILPGYHGVIDDYLERQDLQRNVVVESAYFGLIPYMLTQTDLVLTTGRQFVRYYEKQMALKTYTVPVKFPSMRFYQLWHERVHQAPEHKWLREQVSAAAKALIQK, encoded by the coding sequence ATGGCCGCCCTGCCGCAACATCTGGACCTCCACCTGATCCGCATCCTCTACCTGCTGCTGGTGGAGAAAAACGTCTCCCGCGTCGCGCTCAAACTGAATCAACCGCAGCCGTCGATCTCCGCCTCGCTGCGCAAGCTGCGCGAGTTGACCGGCGATCCGCTGCTGGTACGCGGCGCACGCGGCATGGTACCCACCCAGCACGGCGAAAGCCTGCTGATCCCGGCCAAGCGCATCCTCGACGAGACCGAAAACCTGTTCCTCAAGAAGTCCCCCTTCGTCCCGCAGGAGGAGGCACGCACCTTCCACATCGCGGCGCCGGACTATCTGGACAGCCAGTTCCTGCCCAACCTGGTGGCGCTGCTGCGACGCGGTTCGCCCAATAGCCGGGTGAAAATCCATAGCCTGGGACCGGGCGTCGACTACGTGCGCCTGCTGTCGGACGGCGACATGGACCTGGTCATCGCCAACTGGGACGAGCCGCCCGAGCACCTGCACATGTCCAAACTGTTCGAGGACCCGATCATCTGCGTGATGCGCGCCGACTGCCCCTACGCCCTGCGCACCGCCAGCGACGCCATGACGCTCAGCGAGTACCTGGCCCTGCCCCACGTCGCGCCGACCCAGATCCTGCCCGGCTACCATGGGGTCATCGATGATTATCTCGAGCGCCAGGACCTGCAGCGCAACGTCGTCGTCGAATCGGCCTATTTCGGCCTGATCCCCTACATGCTGACCCAGACGGACCTGGTGCTGACCACCGGCCGCCAGTTCGTCCGCTACTACGAAAAACAGATGGCGCTGAAAACCTACACGGTGCCGGTTAAATTCCCGTCGATGCGCTTCTACCAGCTGTGGCACGAACGCGTGCACCAGGCGCCCGAGCACAAATGGCTGCGCGAGCAGGTCTCCGCCGCTGCCAAGGCGCTGATCCAGAAGTAA
- a CDS encoding allantoate amidohydrolase, producing the protein MTTLSDLNSCDAATFVEHLRGIYEHSPWIPQRAAALRPFANATALKLALQDVVSAATLDEQLGLIREHPELAGKAAVAGQLTAESTSEQAKSGLHLCSAEEFATLHRLNADYNAKFGFPFILAVKGPDGQGLTRRHIIATFTRRLKNQRADEIAECLRQIKRIAEIRLNDLLGVTLDFGPAIMQWSEVIGAWSDADDSGDADFDLTCAYMTPAHRRTAAQLAEWMREGGMEAHIDDVGNVVGVYRSDVPGAKTLMTGSHYDTVRNGGKYDGRLGILLPIAIVRHLHQRGEKLPYHFEIVGFAEEEGVRFKSTFLGSNAVTGRFDLSLLDQTDADGIAMRDALLAAGHDVSRIPAIARDPAQLLGFVEVHIEQGPVLLERDLALGVVTAIAGSSRYLVELTGLASHAGTTPMTMRKDAAAAAAEIVLLVERRCGQGVALVGTVGQLQVPGGSVNVVPGACKLSLDIRAADDAVRQAAVKDVLDGIAEICARRQVEFSLQRIVDAAAAPCAPRLMDQLGAAIERAGLPRFDLLSGAGHDAMAMAAITDVAMLFTRCGNGGISHNPLETMTADDADIAAQVLLDFLRSYGST; encoded by the coding sequence ATGACCACACTCTCCGATTTAAACAGCTGCGACGCCGCCACCTTCGTCGAGCATTTGCGCGGCATCTACGAGCACTCCCCCTGGATACCGCAGCGGGCGGCGGCGCTGCGGCCGTTCGCTAACGCCACGGCGCTCAAGCTTGCGTTACAGGACGTGGTCAGCGCCGCCACCCTGGACGAGCAACTGGGTTTGATCCGCGAACACCCGGAGCTGGCCGGCAAAGCGGCCGTCGCCGGCCAGCTGACCGCCGAATCGACCAGCGAACAGGCCAAATCCGGGCTGCACCTGTGCAGCGCCGAGGAATTCGCCACGCTGCACCGCCTCAACGCCGACTACAACGCCAAATTCGGCTTCCCGTTCATCCTGGCGGTCAAAGGCCCGGACGGACAGGGACTGACGCGGCGCCACATCATCGCCACCTTCACGCGTCGCTTGAAGAACCAGCGCGCCGACGAAATCGCCGAGTGCCTGCGCCAGATTAAACGCATCGCGGAAATCCGCCTGAACGACCTGCTGGGAGTGACCTTGGACTTCGGCCCGGCCATCATGCAGTGGTCGGAAGTCATCGGCGCCTGGAGCGACGCGGACGACAGCGGCGACGCCGACTTCGACCTGACCTGCGCCTACATGACGCCGGCCCACCGCCGCACCGCCGCGCAACTGGCGGAGTGGATGCGCGAAGGCGGCATGGAGGCGCATATCGACGATGTCGGCAATGTCGTCGGCGTCTACCGCTCCGACGTTCCGGGCGCGAAGACGCTGATGACCGGGTCGCACTACGACACCGTGCGCAATGGCGGCAAATACGACGGCCGGCTCGGCATCCTGCTGCCGATCGCCATTGTGCGCCATCTGCACCAGCGCGGCGAGAAGCTGCCGTATCACTTCGAGATCGTCGGTTTCGCCGAGGAGGAAGGGGTGCGCTTCAAGAGCACTTTCCTGGGCAGTAACGCGGTGACGGGCCGCTTCGACCTGTCGCTGCTGGATCAGACCGACGCCGATGGCATCGCCATGCGCGACGCGCTGCTGGCCGCCGGTCATGACGTGTCGCGCATTCCCGCGATCGCGCGCGATCCGGCGCAGTTGCTTGGTTTTGTTGAAGTGCATATCGAGCAGGGGCCGGTGCTGCTGGAGCGCGACCTGGCGCTGGGCGTGGTGACTGCCATCGCCGGCAGCTCGCGTTACCTGGTCGAGTTGACAGGACTCGCTAGCCACGCGGGCACCACGCCGATGACGATGCGTAAGGACGCGGCGGCAGCGGCGGCGGAGATCGTGCTGCTGGTGGAGCGGCGTTGCGGCCAGGGAGTGGCGCTGGTTGGAACGGTCGGGCAGTTGCAGGTGCCGGGTGGTTCGGTCAACGTGGTGCCAGGCGCGTGCAAGCTGTCGCTGGACATCCGCGCGGCCGACGATGCGGTGCGGCAGGCAGCCGTGAAGGATGTGCTGGATGGTATCGCGGAGATCTGCGCGCGGCGGCAAGTGGAATTCAGCTTGCAGCGGATAGTCGATGCGGCGGCGGCGCCGTGTGCGCCGCGTTTGATGGACCAGTTGGGGGCGGCGATCGAGCGGGCAGGTTTGCCGCGTTTTGATTTGCTGTCCGGTGCCGGGCACGATGCGATGGCGATGGCGGCGATCACGGATGTGGCCATGCTGTTCACGCGCTGCGGTAACGGTGGCATCAGCCATAATCCGCTGGAGACGATGACGGCAGATGATGCCGATATCGCGGCGCAGGTATTGTTGGATTTTTTGCGGAGCTACGGTTCCACGTAG
- a CDS encoding tetratricopeptide repeat-containing glycosyltransferase family protein, with translation MYTDPQQAYLDGNRRMAVGDALGAEECFWQAIALQREHAGARANLGYLKELRGELLEAEFHYLHAIALLPDNAQLYQNLGVLLQKAKRFDESEAAARMALDISPESPSAWNQLGVLLACVKREQEAEACYRHALELDEDYPKAQFNLAYLLLRQGRFAEGWPLLESRWHFDSLAQPFNCPPWEGEALSGKSVVIVSEAGQGDMIHFSRYAAMLKSAGAVRVAVACPPALRRLMAGLEGVDEVYVQQGAMPGSGWDFWTHPMRLPALFGTDFSSIPSAPYISPDPESVRYWAGMLPQKGLRVGLAWKGNPQFENDGERSLPSLHTLAPLADISHEGTLHFVSLQKGDSEAEALTPPAGMVLQAIAPRLQDFADTAGVIANLDLVISVDTAVAHLAGALGKPCWLLLPDHRCDWRWLTERSDTPWYPSMRLFRQPLGGAWATVIAEVASELRLRSTSDTRRAD, from the coding sequence ATGTACACAGACCCACAGCAAGCCTACCTCGATGGCAACCGGCGCATGGCCGTCGGCGACGCCCTCGGCGCCGAAGAGTGCTTTTGGCAGGCGATAGCGCTGCAGCGGGAGCATGCGGGCGCGCGCGCCAATCTCGGCTACCTCAAAGAGCTGCGCGGGGAGCTACTGGAGGCCGAGTTCCACTATCTGCATGCCATCGCGCTGCTGCCTGATAACGCCCAGCTTTATCAAAATCTCGGGGTGCTTCTTCAGAAGGCCAAACGCTTCGATGAGTCGGAGGCTGCAGCGCGCATGGCGCTCGATATCTCGCCTGAATCGCCATCGGCGTGGAATCAGCTGGGCGTGTTGCTGGCGTGCGTGAAGCGCGAACAGGAGGCCGAGGCGTGCTACCGGCACGCGCTGGAGCTGGACGAGGACTATCCGAAGGCGCAGTTCAATCTCGCATACCTCCTGCTGCGGCAAGGTCGGTTTGCCGAGGGCTGGCCGCTGCTGGAGTCGCGCTGGCACTTCGATAGCCTTGCGCAGCCGTTCAATTGTCCGCCATGGGAAGGCGAGGCGCTGTCAGGCAAATCGGTGGTGATTGTGTCCGAGGCCGGGCAGGGTGACATGATCCATTTCAGCCGCTATGCCGCTATGTTGAAGAGTGCGGGGGCCGTGCGCGTCGCGGTGGCATGCCCTCCGGCGTTGCGACGCCTGATGGCGGGGCTGGAGGGTGTCGATGAAGTTTACGTCCAGCAGGGCGCGATGCCCGGCAGCGGTTGGGATTTCTGGACGCATCCAATGCGGCTGCCGGCGTTGTTCGGCACTGACTTCTCCAGCATCCCTTCTGCGCCGTATATAAGTCCCGACCCGGAGTCGGTGCGTTACTGGGCCGGCATGCTGCCTCAAAAAGGATTGCGGGTAGGTCTGGCGTGGAAAGGCAATCCGCAGTTCGAGAACGATGGCGAACGTTCGCTGCCTTCATTGCACACGCTAGCGCCGCTGGCCGATATCTCTCACGAAGGAACCCTGCATTTCGTCAGCCTGCAAAAGGGGGATAGCGAGGCGGAGGCGTTGACGCCGCCGGCGGGGATGGTGCTGCAAGCGATCGCGCCGCGCCTGCAGGATTTTGCCGATACGGCCGGCGTCATCGCCAATCTGGATCTGGTGATCAGTGTCGATACGGCCGTGGCGCATCTGGCGGGCGCGCTGGGCAAGCCGTGCTGGCTGCTGCTGCCGGATCACCGCTGCGACTGGCGCTGGCTGACGGAACGCAGCGACACGCCATGGTATCCGTCGATGCGGTTGTTCCGCCAACCGTTAGGCGGCGCCTGGGCCACGGTGATCGCGGAAGTGGCGTCGGAACTGCGGCTCAGGTCCACCTCGGATACACGTAGGGCGGATTAG
- a CDS encoding Zn-dependent hydrolase, giving the protein MSEMRINGDRLWAALMELAQIGATPKGGVKRLALTDLDKQGRDLVVGWAKDAGMSITIDQIGNVFMRRDGTNNALPPIMTGSHIDTQPTGGKFDGNYGVLAGLEVVRTLNDLKIKTEAPVEVAFWTNEEGSRFVPVMMGSGVFCGAFSLETAYAAKDTEGKTVGEELARIGYKGEQVPGQHPIGAYFETHIEQGPVLEDADKVIGVVPAVMGLSWYDCVVSGMEAHAGPTPMGLRKDALQVSTRIMQEVVAIANRYPPYGRGTVGMVQVFPNSRNVIPGEVKFSIDLRNVNDELLNTMHEEMLAFIDKTRAGSGLGISIERVSYYPPCPFHPDCVDAVRNATAKLGYSTMDVVSGAGHDAIYAARLAPSGMIFVPCKDGISHNEIEDAKSEHLEAGCNVLLHAMLERARIV; this is encoded by the coding sequence ATGAGTGAAATGCGCATCAATGGCGACCGTCTGTGGGCGGCGCTGATGGAATTGGCCCAGATTGGCGCCACGCCCAAGGGCGGCGTCAAACGCCTGGCGTTGACGGACCTGGACAAACAGGGGCGCGACCTGGTGGTCGGCTGGGCAAAGGATGCCGGCATGTCGATCACGATCGACCAGATCGGCAACGTCTTCATGCGCCGCGACGGCACCAACAACGCGCTGCCGCCGATTATGACCGGCAGCCATATCGACACCCAGCCCACCGGCGGCAAGTTCGACGGCAATTACGGCGTGCTGGCCGGCCTCGAGGTTGTGCGCACCTTGAACGATTTGAAGATCAAGACAGAGGCGCCGGTCGAGGTCGCCTTCTGGACCAACGAAGAAGGCTCGCGCTTCGTTCCGGTGATGATGGGCTCCGGCGTGTTCTGCGGCGCCTTCAGCCTGGAGACGGCCTACGCCGCCAAGGACACGGAGGGCAAGACGGTGGGCGAGGAACTGGCGCGCATCGGTTACAAGGGCGAGCAGGTGCCGGGCCAGCATCCGATCGGCGCCTACTTCGAGACTCATATAGAACAAGGTCCGGTGCTGGAGGATGCCGACAAGGTGATCGGCGTGGTGCCGGCCGTGATGGGCCTTTCGTGGTACGACTGCGTGGTCAGCGGCATGGAGGCGCACGCGGGCCCTACGCCGATGGGACTGCGCAAGGACGCCCTACAGGTGTCGACCCGCATCATGCAGGAAGTGGTGGCCATCGCCAACCGCTATCCACCGTACGGTCGCGGCACCGTCGGTATGGTGCAGGTGTTCCCGAACAGCCGCAACGTGATTCCGGGCGAAGTCAAATTCAGTATCGACCTCCGCAACGTGAACGACGAACTGCTCAACACCATGCACGAGGAGATGCTGGCCTTTATCGACAAGACCCGCGCCGGAAGCGGCTTGGGGATTTCGATCGAGCGCGTGTCCTACTATCCGCCATGCCCGTTCCATCCGGACTGCGTGGACGCGGTGCGCAACGCCACCGCCAAACTGGGATATTCGACGATGGACGTCGTCTCGGGCGCCGGCCACGATGCGATCTATGCGGCGCGCCTGGCGCCGTCGGGCATGATCTTCGTGCCATGCAAGGACGGCATCAGCCACAACGAGATCGAGGACGCCAAGTCCGAACATCTGGAAGCTGGCTGCAACGTGCTGCTGCACGCCATGCTGGAGCGCGCCCGGATCGTCTAG
- the hydA gene encoding dihydropyrimidinase encodes MTTIIRGGTVVNADRAFRADVLCYGDKIVAVGENLEAPASARVIDATGQYVMPGGIDPHTHMNLPFMGTVTQDDFYTGTAAGLAGGTTTIIDFVIPAPGQNLIEAYHQWRGWAQKSAGDYTFHVAITWWDETVHRDMEILVRDHGVNSFKHFMAYKNAIMADDETLVKSFRRSLELGAIPTVHAENGELVYQLQQDLLKKGLTGPSSHPLSRPPAVEAEAANRAIAIANVLNTPVYIVHVSCAESLEAITRARANGQRVYGEALAGHLIIDDSVYQSDDLEYAAAHVMSPPFRSKQHQAALWHGLQGGNLHTTATDHCTFCAEQKAAGKDDFTKIPNGCGGVEDRMSVIWDAGVNSGMLTPSEFVKVTSTNAAQIFNIYPRKGLIAVGSDADIVVWDPEGTRTISSLTQFAKGGFNVFEGRTVRGIPSTTLAAGNVVFHRGVLMAVEGAGRHIDRPAFKATSAR; translated from the coding sequence ATGACTACTATCATCCGCGGCGGTACCGTCGTCAACGCCGACCGCGCCTTTCGTGCCGATGTGCTGTGCTATGGCGACAAAATCGTCGCCGTCGGCGAAAATCTGGAAGCGCCGGCATCGGCGCGCGTGATCGACGCCACCGGGCAGTATGTGATGCCGGGCGGGATAGATCCGCACACCCATATGAACCTGCCCTTCATGGGCACCGTCACCCAGGATGACTTTTATACAGGCACCGCCGCCGGCCTGGCCGGTGGCACCACCACCATCATCGACTTCGTGATCCCGGCGCCCGGGCAGAACCTGATCGAAGCCTATCACCAGTGGCGCGGCTGGGCGCAGAAGTCCGCCGGCGATTACACCTTCCACGTGGCGATCACTTGGTGGGACGAGACGGTGCACCGCGATATGGAAATCCTGGTGCGCGACCATGGCGTCAACAGCTTCAAGCACTTCATGGCGTACAAGAACGCCATCATGGCCGACGACGAAACGCTGGTGAAGAGCTTCCGCCGCTCGCTGGAGCTGGGCGCCATTCCGACCGTGCACGCGGAGAACGGCGAACTGGTTTATCAGTTGCAGCAGGATTTGCTGAAGAAGGGCCTGACCGGACCGAGTTCACATCCGTTGTCGCGCCCTCCGGCGGTGGAGGCGGAAGCGGCCAACCGCGCCATCGCCATCGCCAATGTGCTCAACACGCCGGTCTACATCGTGCACGTGTCCTGCGCCGAATCGCTGGAGGCGATCACGCGCGCCCGCGCCAACGGCCAGCGGGTGTATGGCGAGGCGCTGGCCGGCCATCTGATCATCGACGACAGCGTCTATCAAAGCGACGATCTGGAATACGCGGCGGCCCACGTCATGAGTCCACCGTTTCGCAGCAAGCAGCACCAGGCCGCGTTGTGGCATGGTCTGCAAGGCGGCAACCTGCACACCACCGCCACCGACCACTGCACCTTCTGCGCGGAGCAGAAGGCCGCCGGCAAGGACGACTTCACCAAGATTCCGAACGGCTGCGGCGGCGTCGAGGACCGCATGTCGGTGATCTGGGACGCGGGTGTGAACAGCGGGATGCTGACGCCATCGGAATTCGTCAAGGTCACGTCGACCAACGCCGCGCAGATTTTCAATATCTACCCGCGCAAAGGGCTGATCGCGGTGGGCTCCGACGCCGACATCGTCGTCTGGGACCCGGAAGGCACCCGCACGATTTCGTCGCTGACCCAGTTCGCCAAGGGCGGCTTCAATGTCTTCGAGGGCCGCACCGTGCGTGGCATCCCCAGCACCACGCTGGCCGCAGGTAACGTCGTGTTCCATCGCGGCGTGCTGATGGCGGTGGAGGGGGCCGGCCGCCACATCGATCGTCCCGCGTTCAAAGCCACGTCGGCGCGTTAA
- a CDS encoding NCS1 family nucleobase:cation symporter-1, producing the protein MSKELSGSTQLWNEDLAPTTEAQRTWRWYHFAALWVGMVMCIPAYTLSASLIEGGMSGYQAVLTVFIANAIVLLPMLLIGHAGTKYGIPYAVLARASFGTSGARLPALMRAIVACGWYGIQTWFGGSMIYTLLGVMMGGEIGGAKLGFLGINGAQLLCFMAFWAIQFWYIVHGMDAIRKLETYTAPLKIAICFVLLAWVHNKAGGFGDLLSAPSQFVAGGKKEGQFWSVFWPSLTAMVGFWATLALNIPDFTRFAKSQRDQVIGQSVGLPVPMGLLAAMAVIVTSATVVLYGKAIWDPVDLASRMTGIAVLVALLILLIDTVSVNLAANLVGPAYDFSALSPKQISYKTGGYITAGIAILMMPWKILESTQGYVFTWLIGYSALLGPIAGILIIDYYMVRKTELHVAELYREDGVYSYGNGWNMAALVAFAVGVAPNIPGFLNAAFPASFPDVGVGFKTIYTYAWFVGIVISAIVYGVMMKGKTVPAVRAPAHP; encoded by the coding sequence GTGAGCAAAGAACTCTCTGGCAGCACGCAACTCTGGAACGAAGACCTCGCGCCGACCACCGAAGCGCAGCGCACCTGGCGCTGGTATCACTTTGCGGCGCTGTGGGTCGGCATGGTGATGTGCATTCCGGCGTACACGCTGTCGGCGAGTTTGATCGAAGGAGGCATGTCCGGTTACCAGGCCGTGCTGACGGTGTTCATCGCCAACGCCATCGTTTTACTGCCGATGCTGTTGATCGGCCACGCCGGCACCAAGTACGGCATCCCGTACGCGGTGCTGGCACGCGCCTCGTTCGGCACTTCCGGCGCACGTCTGCCGGCCCTGATGCGCGCCATCGTCGCCTGCGGCTGGTACGGCATCCAGACCTGGTTCGGCGGCTCGATGATCTACACGCTGCTCGGCGTGATGATGGGCGGCGAAATCGGCGGCGCCAAACTCGGCTTCCTCGGCATCAATGGCGCGCAGCTGCTTTGCTTCATGGCTTTCTGGGCCATCCAGTTCTGGTACATCGTGCACGGCATGGACGCGATCCGCAAGCTTGAGACCTACACCGCGCCGCTGAAGATCGCCATCTGCTTCGTGCTGCTGGCATGGGTGCACAACAAGGCCGGCGGCTTCGGCGACCTGCTGTCGGCGCCTTCGCAATTTGTCGCCGGCGGCAAGAAGGAAGGTCAGTTCTGGTCCGTGTTCTGGCCTTCGCTGACGGCGATGGTGGGCTTCTGGGCCACTTTGGCGTTGAACATTCCCGACTTCACCCGCTTCGCCAAATCCCAACGCGACCAGGTCATCGGTCAATCGGTCGGCCTGCCGGTGCCTATGGGGCTGCTGGCGGCGATGGCGGTGATCGTCACTTCGGCCACCGTCGTCCTGTATGGTAAAGCGATCTGGGACCCGGTCGATCTGGCGAGCCGCATGACCGGCATCGCGGTGCTGGTTGCTTTGCTGATCCTGTTGATCGATACCGTCTCGGTCAACCTGGCGGCCAATCTGGTCGGGCCGGCGTATGATTTCTCGGCGCTCTCGCCCAAACAGATCTCCTACAAGACCGGCGGCTACATCACCGCCGGCATCGCGATCCTCATGATGCCGTGGAAGATACTCGAATCGACGCAGGGCTACGTCTTCACCTGGTTGATCGGCTATTCGGCGCTGCTCGGCCCCATCGCCGGCATCCTGATCATCGATTACTACATGGTGCGCAAGACCGAACTGCATGTGGCGGAGCTGTATCGGGAGGACGGCGTCTACTCGTATGGCAACGGCTGGAACATGGCCGCGCTGGTGGCCTTCGCGGTGGGCGTGGCGCCGAATATCCCGGGCTTCCTCAACGCCGCCTTCCCGGCGTCGTTCCCCGACGTGGGTGTGGGTTTCAAAACCATTTATACCTACGCATGGTTCGTCGGAATCGTGATCTCCGCAATCGTGTATGGGGTTATGATGAAGGGGAAGACGGTGCCTGCGGTGAGGGCGCCCGCCCACCCCTAA
- the preA gene encoding NAD-dependent dihydropyrimidine dehydrogenase subunit PreA: protein MADLSIEFCGIKSINPFWLASAPPTDKAYNVVRAFEAGWGGVVWKTLGEDPAAVNVSSRYSAHYGKNREVLGFNNIELITDRSLDINLREITQVKKDWPDRVIIVSLMLPCEEKLWADILPLVEATGADGIELNFGCPHGMPERGMGAAVGQVPEYVEMVTRWCKTHSKLPVIVKLTPNITDVRAPARAAKAGGADAVSLINTINSITHLDLDQMVAFPVVGGASTHGGYCGSAVKPIALNMVAEIARDPATKGLPISGIGGIGNWRDAAEFMALGSGCVQVCTAAMLHGFRIVEEMKDGLSRWMDEKGYTSVSQFVGKAVPNTTDWKYLDMNYQVIAQINQDDCIKCGRCYVACEDTSHQSIAQLIDAAGVRTYEVIKEECVGCNLCEITCPVQGCITMVPQETGKPYMNWTQDPRNPRAEKVAETV from the coding sequence ATGGCTGACCTGAGCATAGAATTCTGCGGCATCAAGTCGATCAATCCATTCTGGCTTGCCTCCGCGCCGCCGACCGACAAAGCCTACAACGTGGTGCGCGCCTTCGAGGCGGGATGGGGCGGCGTGGTGTGGAAGACGCTCGGCGAAGATCCTGCCGCCGTCAACGTCTCGTCGCGCTACTCTGCGCACTACGGCAAGAACCGCGAAGTCCTCGGCTTCAACAACATCGAGTTGATCACTGACCGCTCTCTGGACATCAACCTGCGCGAGATCACGCAGGTGAAAAAGGATTGGCCCGACCGCGTGATCATCGTCTCGCTGATGCTGCCGTGCGAGGAGAAGCTGTGGGCAGATATCCTTCCGCTGGTGGAAGCGACCGGCGCCGACGGCATTGAACTGAATTTCGGCTGCCCACACGGCATGCCGGAGCGCGGCATGGGCGCGGCGGTGGGCCAGGTTCCCGAGTACGTCGAGATGGTCACGCGTTGGTGCAAGACGCACAGCAAGCTGCCGGTGATCGTCAAGCTCACGCCGAACATCACCGACGTGCGCGCGCCGGCACGCGCCGCCAAGGCCGGCGGCGCCGACGCTGTCTCGCTGATCAACACCATCAACTCGATCACGCACCTCGATCTGGACCAGATGGTGGCGTTCCCCGTCGTCGGTGGCGCCAGCACGCACGGCGGCTACTGCGGCTCGGCCGTCAAGCCGATCGCGCTGAACATGGTGGCCGAAATCGCGCGCGATCCGGCCACCAAGGGCTTGCCGATCTCCGGCATCGGCGGCATCGGCAACTGGCGCGACGCGGCGGAATTCATGGCGCTCGGTTCCGGCTGCGTGCAAGTCTGCACTGCGGCCATGCTGCATGGCTTCCGCATCGTCGAGGAGATGAAGGACGGCCTGTCGCGCTGGATGGACGAGAAGGGCTACACGAGCGTCAGCCAGTTCGTCGGCAAGGCGGTGCCGAACACCACCGACTGGAAGTACCTGGACATGAACTATCAGGTCATCGCGCAGATCAACCAGGACGACTGCATCAAGTGCGGCCGCTGTTACGTGGCGTGCGAGGATACGTCGCACCAGTCGATCGCGCAGCTGATCGACGCCGCCGGCGTGCGCACCTATGAGGTGATCAAGGAGGAGTGCGTCGGCTGCAACCTGTGCGAGATCACCTGCCCGGTGCAGGGCTGCATCACGATGGTGCCGCAGGAGACCGGCAAGCCTTACATGAACTGGACGCAGGACCCGCGCAACCCGCGCGCCGAGAAGGTCGCCGAGACGGTGTGA